TCAATGGACCTTCGCCATCATCAGTGCCTCCAAAAGTTGGCATTCTTTGCGTTTGCACTTGTTTACTAATATTTCTAAATAGATTACTTATGACAACGATGGCTATTATTGCAATGATTAACATAAAATCCATATGTCATCACTCCGTTTTATCAGGGTCTGTAGATTTGCCAAATGAATCGCGCATATTAGTATCAGCATCAATATTTTTCAAATTCATATAATCCATGACTCCAAGTTTCCCTTCTCTTAATGCATCTGCCATTGCAAGAGGTACCTTGGATTCTGCTTCCACTACTTTAGCTCTCATCTCTTCTACTTTAGCTCTCATCTCTTGTTCTTGAGCAACAGCCATTGCACGTCTTTCTTCCGCTTTCGCCTGAGCAATTTGTTTATCAGCTTCCGCTTGTTCAGTTTGTAAATTTGCTCCAATATTTTTACCTACATCTACATCAGCAATATCTATAGACAAAATTTCAAAAGCAGTACCAGAATCTAACCCTTTTTCTAGAACCACTCTAGAAATTGTATCAGGATTCTCCAATGTTTCTTTATGAGAGCTAGCTGAACCTACTGTTGTTACAATTCCTTCACCAACTCTGGCAATAATGGTTTCTTCACCTGCACCACCAACTAAACGATCTATATTGGCACGAACTGTTACACGAGCTCTAACCTTAACTTCAATTCCATCACTTGCAACAGCTGCTACAAGTGGTGTCTCAATCACTTTTGGATTAACACTCATTTGTACTGCCTGTAGTACATCTCGTCCAGCTAAATCAATCGCAGCAGCTCTTTCAAATACAAGATCTATATTTGCTCTTTGCGCTGCAATTAAAGCATTGACAACACGATCTACGTTTCCTCCAGCTAAATAGTGACTTTCCAACTGATTAATAGATAATCCTAGTCCGGCTTTTGTTGCTTTAATCATTGGGTTTACAATTCGACTTGGAATAACTCTACGAATTTTCATTGCTACTAATGTGAAAATACCTATTTTAACACCTGAAGCGAGTGCGGAGATCCAAAGCATAATAGGTACAAAACTTAAAAATACGGTTAAAACAATTACTGCTAAAGCACCAATAACTAGATAAATAACTAAAGGGTCAAGATCTGCCATTAAAAAATACCTCCTAAAATTTGATTTAACTTTAAACTTCCCTGACTACAATACGTGTTCCTTCTACTTTTACCACTATGACTTCTACTTTTTTGTCAATAAATTCTCCACGTGTAACTACATCAACTCTCTCTTCTTGTAATCTGGCCATTCCAGATGGACGTAGAGGAGTTAAAGTCTCCCCTTTCACACCCACTAAATCTTCCTTTAATTCAGTGGAATTAAACCCCTTATCACTTGTAAGCGATTCCCGTAAAATAAAACGATTCCAAATTCCTTTATGACCTAAATATTTGATGGAAATTGCAATCACAACAACTGCCGTCACAATAGCTATTATGAGTGATAACATAGCGTTTCCTGTATTTGATGCGGCTAAAATGACACTGCTAGTTAAAGAAACAATTCCTAAGATCCCAAAAATACCAAAACTTGGAACAAATATTTCTATTAGTAATAATACCACACCTGCTGCAAATAAAAGAACATGTTCAATTGTAGCAAATCCAGCAATATAATGACCAAAGAAATATAATGCAAAAGCGCTAACACCAATTATCCCAGGGAACCCAAAACCAGGTAATAACACTTCAAATGCAACACCTACAAGGCCAATAAGTAATAATAAACTCATGATTATAGGGTTAGTAACAAATCTTGCCAATGTTTCTGCAGGAGACTGATTTATTTCAACAATTTCGTAATCCACAATATTTAGGCTCTCCAAAACTTCATTAATATTTCTCGCTTCACCCTCTGCATATCCCGCTTGTACGGCTTCATTAGCAGAAAAAGAGATTAATTCACCTTTGCCAAAAGTGCGATCAATTTCAGTAACGTTGATAATCAGGTTATCATCTACCATACCCATTGCATATTCAGGGTTACGGCCATTTAATTCTGCAGCACCTTTCATTGAGCTCAGCCATCCTGAAATGACTTTAGAATCTTCTATTTTATTTCCTGCAAGATCTACAACCGCGGCTGCACCAATGGAGCTACCAGGCTGCATCATAATTTGATTAGCATTAAGTGAAATATAACTTCCAGCCGAAAGTGCTTTTCCTTGTATATAAGCAGTAGTAGGTACAGGACTCATTCTTATCATTTCACCTATATCAATTGCATCGGTAATCAAACCACCAAATGTATTCACAGTTAAAATGATTTGATCTGCACCATTCTCATATGCTTCATCAAAAGCACGTTCTAGAAACTTTTGCAGACCTGACTCTATACTTTGTTCAATTGGAATGACATAAACCAAATCTTTTGTAGGGTCATTTGTTTTGGCTTGTATTGAAATAAAAGATGATAATATGAAACAAATTAAAGCGCTTATATAAATAAGCCTAAATAAATTTCGTTTCAATGATATTCCTCCTTTCGGTTTAATGATAACTCATATTCACTTAATACGTAAATGTATCGAGGTGGTTTCAATAAAGAAAACTCCTTATAAATTAAAATATAAAACGAAGGCATCCCCATTAGGAGATGCCTTTTGTTCCTTTTATTCAAAAAAAACTTCATTAGATTTTTTATTGTAGAAAGTTTTGAACAGTTTGATTCACTATTTTGCCATCAGCACGACCTTTTACTTTAGGCATAAGTGCACCCATCACTTTACCCATGTCCGCCTTAGAAGAAGCTCCAACTTCTTGGATGGTCTGTTGAACAATTTCGATAATTTCTTCTTCGCTTAGCTGTTGCGGAAGGTACTCATTAATGATATTGATTTCTGCTTCTAATTTTTCTACAAGGTCATCTCTACCTGCGCTTTTAAATTCTTGGAGGGAATCTTTTCTTTGTTTTATCTCTCGGGTAATGATTGCAAGCACATCGTTATCGTCTGGTGTTCTTCGTTCATTAATCTCTACATCTTTGATTGCTGAACGAATCATTCTAATAACGGTAAGTTTTAATTTTTCTTTATCTCTCATCGCTTGCTTCATATCCGAAGTTAATCTTTCACTCAAACTCATTTTTTAAAATCCCCCTAGAACTTTCTCTTACGCGCAGCCTCAGATTTCTTTTTACGTTTCACACTCGGTTTCTCATAATGTTTACGTTTTTTTATTTCAGCAATCACTCCATCTTTTGCCATTGAACGTTTAAAACGACGAAGTGCTGCATCTAGTGATTCATTTTTACGAACTTTAGTTTCAGACACCAGTTTTCCCTCCCTCCAAACAGACCGTCCAACATAAAAACGGCTTATCATAAAAATTATATGTTATATTAGAAGATAGTGTCAACCTATCACTTTTTTCTAGAGCAAATTATTTTGGATTAAGTCGTCCTAATCTTTCTCCACCAAGTAAGTGATAATGCAGATGTGGAACTAATTGTCCCCCGTTTTGACCACAGTTATTAACAATTCTGTATCCACTTTCATCTACATTCAATTCCTTAGCAACTTTTTTTATTGCCAAATGAATTTCAGAAATTGCCTCTACATCCTCTGGTGTTATTTCATTCATCGACGGTATATGTTTTTTCGGAATAAACAATATATGTACAGGTGCTTCTGGTTGAATATCGTGAAAAGCTAAAATTAGTTCATTTTCAAATACCTTTTTTGAGGGGAGCTCCCCTTCGACAATTTTACAAAAAATACAACTCATTTCAATTCACCCCCTACATATATAGTGCATATTCATCATATCGAAAAATACAAGCAGAGTCCAATTTTTACTTATTTTTAATGTCAATTAATTTTTTTGTTCGTATTGATATTTTAGTTCTATTAGCAATTTAGAGAATCAACTAGATATTATTTAGCTATATATGTTATATAATATATATAATCTATATTATTTATTATTGAATAATGCGGATTATATTAGAAAAAATTTTCAAAAGGTTATTATCTTTCTTATCTGAAATTAATGGATTCGAATTAGGAGGAAAGCAGCATGTCAAATAGAGACCTAGGTGGAAAAAACATCATTCTCCGTATCGAAATGGATACTGAAGAAATCAAATTTGGTAGAGTTGTTACGGC
The window above is part of the Chengkuizengella sp. SCS-71B genome. Proteins encoded here:
- a CDS encoding histidine triad nucleotide-binding protein; its protein translation is MSCIFCKIVEGELPSKKVFENELILAFHDIQPEAPVHILFIPKKHIPSMNEITPEDVEAISEIHLAIKKVAKELNVDESGYRIVNNCGQNGGQLVPHLHYHLLGGERLGRLNPK
- the rpsU gene encoding 30S ribosomal protein S21: MSETKVRKNESLDAALRRFKRSMAKDGVIAEIKKRKHYEKPSVKRKKKSEAARKRKF
- a CDS encoding nodulation protein NfeD — its product is MKRNLFRLIYISALICFILSSFISIQAKTNDPTKDLVYVIPIEQSIESGLQKFLERAFDEAYENGADQIILTVNTFGGLITDAIDIGEMIRMSPVPTTAYIQGKALSAGSYISLNANQIMMQPGSSIGAAAVVDLAGNKIEDSKVISGWLSSMKGAAELNGRNPEYAMGMVDDNLIINVTEIDRTFGKGELISFSANEAVQAGYAEGEARNINEVLESLNIVDYEIVEINQSPAETLARFVTNPIIMSLLLLIGLVGVAFEVLLPGFGFPGIIGVSAFALYFFGHYIAGFATIEHVLLFAAGVVLLLIEIFVPSFGIFGILGIVSLTSSVILAASNTGNAMLSLIIAIVTAVVVIAISIKYLGHKGIWNRFILRESLTSDKGFNSTELKEDLVGVKGETLTPLRPSGMARLQEERVDVVTRGEFIDKKVEVIVVKVEGTRIVVREV
- a CDS encoding GatB/YqeY domain-containing protein, which codes for MSLSERLTSDMKQAMRDKEKLKLTVIRMIRSAIKDVEINERRTPDDNDVLAIITREIKQRKDSLQEFKSAGRDDLVEKLEAEINIINEYLPQQLSEEEIIEIVQQTIQEVGASSKADMGKVMGALMPKVKGRADGKIVNQTVQNFLQ
- the floA gene encoding flotillin-like protein FloA (flotillin-like protein involved in membrane lipid rafts); amino-acid sequence: MADLDPLVIYLVIGALAVIVLTVFLSFVPIMLWISALASGVKIGIFTLVAMKIRRVIPSRIVNPMIKATKAGLGLSINQLESHYLAGGNVDRVVNALIAAQRANIDLVFERAAAIDLAGRDVLQAVQMSVNPKVIETPLVAAVASDGIEVKVRARVTVRANIDRLVGGAGEETIIARVGEGIVTTVGSASSHKETLENPDTISRVVLEKGLDSGTAFEILSIDIADVDVGKNIGANLQTEQAEADKQIAQAKAEERRAMAVAQEQEMRAKVEEMRAKVVEAESKVPLAMADALREGKLGVMDYMNLKNIDADTNMRDSFGKSTDPDKTE